The Acidimicrobiia bacterium genome includes the window AGGAGAGTCGGTAACTCCGTCACGACGCGTCCGGCCGCGTAGACGGCGTCGACCGTTTCGTGAGGTCGCGCGGTGTGCCCGCCGGGGCCGCTGACCGTGATTTCGAAGCGATCGGATGAACTGGTGATTGGTCCTATCTTCAACCCGATCTTGCCGGTTGTCAGCGATGGATCCATGTGGAAGGCGATGAGGGCTGAGACACCCTCGACGACGCCTTCGCGAACCATGTCGAAGGCGCCGCCCGGGAAGGTCTCCTCCGCTGGTTGGAAGATGAACCGCGCTCGTCCCGGCAACGGTCCGAACTCCGAGAGCACCAGTGCAATTCCCAGACCAATAGCCGTGTGCCCATCGTGCCCGCAGGCGTGCATGACGCCCGGATTGGTCGAGGAGAAGGGCAAGTCGGTTGCTTCGGTTATGGGCAGGGCATCGAGGTCCGCCCTGAACCCGATCAATGTTCCCTCTGTTCCAAGGTCGGCGGTCAGGCCCGTATGTCCGAGCCTGACTCTGGGCCGGATCCCCACGTCGCGAAGGGTCGCGTCGATGAGCGCAGTCGTTTCGTATTCCTCATTTCCCAGCTCAGGGTTGGCGTGAATGATCCTGCGCAGGCTTATCGCCGTGGGAGTGACCTCCCTGACGATTTTCTGCAGTCGTTTCACATCGGTGTTCATGGGTGCCTTCCTGACCGCGCCGTTGGGGGTCAAACCGGCGGGAAATCCGGTGCAATGGTATCGGTTCCGGGGAAGCTCTGCGTCGCCGGTGCTCAGTCCTCGTAGAACCGTTTCTCGAAGACCCCCCGGGAGCGCCGTGTTGCCTTCCGATAGTCCTCACGAAGGCTGCTGACCGACCCGCCCGGGTAGCCGAGCAGCACTGCCAGGCGAGCGAGTTCGACGGGGTCGGTGGGCAACGAGCCGACATCGCGGCCGGTCTGCAGGTACAAACGGTTGCGCAGCCTGGTGCAAAACCGGTACGCCTGGGCAAGATAGGCCCCTTCGGATTCGGTCAGCAGGCCGGTGTCGACGGCTGCTGCGAGGGCCGTCAACGTTGCCGGTTCCCGTAGCGCCTCGATGTTTGCTCCGTGTCGCATCTGCAGTAGCTGGGTGAGGAACTCCACATCCACGAGACCCCCTCTTCCCAACTTGAAGTGGAAGTCCGGGTCTTCCCCCGGAGGAACTCTCTCTGCCTCGATGCGAGCCTTCATGGTGCGGAT containing:
- a CDS encoding amidohydrolase, which produces MNTDVKRLQKIVREVTPTAISLRRIIHANPELGNEEYETTALIDATLRDVGIRPRVRLGHTGLTADLGTEGTLIGFRADLDALPITEATDLPFSSTNPGVMHACGHDGHTAIGLGIALVLSEFGPLPGRARFIFQPAEETFPGGAFDMVREGVVEGVSALIAFHMDPSLTTGKIGLKIGPITSSSDRFEITVSGPGGHTARPHETVDAVYAAGRVVTELPTLLNRTLDARTPMSLVFGTIHGGKADNVIPTSVTMTGTVRILDRTTWDLMPDRVHALVRDIVAPVGAKADVHYQRGIPPVVNDAGVLSEVEFAIHEVLGTQAVAETHASLGAEDFARFLDLVPGALLRLGSGLPDRKVDLHSASFDIDEDAIEHGILVGAASMLRLMQCRW